The following are encoded together in the Sphaerodactylus townsendi isolate TG3544 linkage group LG14, MPM_Stown_v2.3, whole genome shotgun sequence genome:
- the LDHD gene encoding probable D-lactate dehydrogenase, mitochondrial → MALRRTLGLAARPYSQGAAKDWLTEDFLDALRAVAGSANVSTATAVREQHGRDESMHRCRPPDAVVWPQNVEQASLLATACYSRGVPIIPFGTGTGLEGGVSAVQGGVCFNLTRMDRISALNTEDFTVAVEPGVTRKALNSFLRDSGLWFPVDPGADASLCGMAATGASGTNAVRYGTMRHNVLNLQVVLPDGRVLHTAGRNRRPRKSAAGYQLTGLFVGSEGTLGLITQATLRLHGIPEATVAATCAFPSVQAAVDSTVQVLQAGVPVARIEFLDDIMMIACNRYSGLSYPELPTLFLEFHGSEQSVEEQVQATGEIAQLNGGSEFLWAREQEARNQLWNARHNAWYAALALRPGKKGYSTDVCVPISHLPAILVETKQDLLASRLTGPIVGHVGDGNFHCLLIFDPEDPEESGRVKEFAVRLARRALAMDGTCTGEHGVGLGKRQLLQEEVGEVALSTMRQIKATLDPKNLMNPGKVL, encoded by the exons GACTGGCTGACGGAGGATTTTCTTGACGCTCTGAGAGCGGTGGCAGGGAGTGCCAATGTGTCCACAGCCACAGCTGTCCGTGAACAGCATGGCCGTGATGAATCCATGCACAG GTGCCGCCCACCAGACGCCGTGGTCTGGCCCCAGAATGTGGAACAGGCTAGCTTGCTTGCCACGGCCTGTTATAGCAGaggagttcccatcatcccctttgGCACAGGAACAGGCCTGGAGGGTGGAGTGAGTGCTGTGCAG GGTGGTGTGTGCTTTAATCTTACCCGAATGGATCGCATCTCTGCATTGAACACGGAAGACTTCACCGTTGCCGTTGAGCCAGGGGTGACCCGGAAAGCCCTGAACAGCTTCCTGCGAGACAGTGGCCTCTGGTTTCCTGTGG acCCCGGGGCTGACGCCTCTCTCTGTGGCATGGCAGCCACTGGTGCATCTGGCACCAATGCTGTGCGCTATGGCACCATGCGCCACAATGTGCTGAACCTGCAGGTGGTGCTTCCGGACGGAAGGGTGCTTCATACAGCTGGGCGGAACCGGAGGCCCAG GAAGAGTGCTGCTGGTTACCAGCTCACAGGCCTCTTTGTAGGCTCAGAGGGGACTTTGGGTCTGATCACCCAAGCCACTCTGCGCCTCCACGGCATCCCTGAGGCCACAGTGGCAGCCACCTGTGCCTTTCCTAGTGTGCAAGCAGCCGTGGACAGCACCGTGCAAGTCCTGCAAGCTGGGGTTCCTGTTGCCCGCATTG AATTCCTAGATGATATCATGATGATTGCCTGCAACCGCTACAGTGGCCTGAGCTACCCAGAATTACCCACCCTCTTCCTGGAGTTTCATGGCAGCGAACAAAGTGTGGAAGAGCAGGTGCAGGCCACAG GAGAGATCGCACAGCTGAATGGTGGCTCAGAGTTTTTGTGGGCCCGGGAGCAGGAAGCCCGGAACCAGCTGTGGAATGCACGGCATAACGCCTGGTATGCAGCGCTGGCCCTTCGTCCTGGCAAGAAG GGTTACTCCACTGATGTTTGTGTTCCCATCTCTCACCTTCCTGCTATTCTGGTGGAAACCAAGCAAGACCTCCTGGCCTCCAGGCTCACAG GCCCCATTGTTGGCCATGTTGGGGACGGCAACTTCCACTGCCTCCTGATATTTGATCCCGAAGATCCAGAGGAAAGCGGGCGAGTGAAGGAATTTGCTGTGCGGCTGGCCAG ACGGGCGTTGGCCATGGACGGCACCTGCACAGGGGAGCATGGTGTGGGCCTGGGCAAGCGGCAGCTCTTACAGGAGGAGGTTGGTGAGGTGGCTTTGTCCACCATGCGACAAATCAAGGCCACACTAGACCCTAAGAACCTCATGAACCCTGGAAAGGTCTTGTGA